The genomic DNA GAGAGAAATCCTTGAGGATGATGGTCACGCCGTTTTGCTCGAAGCAGTCCAACAGGCGGCGCAGAACCGAATCATCGCTGGAAGCGGGATCAATGGTCGGCGTGACCTGACGGCTGCGGTCGATAAGGGCGCAGACATGGCGCTCGACCAGCTCGCACGCTCCCTGGGCAATGGACTCCTCGAAGGTGTTGCCTGCGGAGGACCCGTTGAACTCATTAAGCTTCTTGAACCAATCCAGGGGAACATACTCCTCCTTGCCGGAGAGCACGTTCAACGCGGGATGGAACTTCCAGCGCAGCAGGTCCATGAGTCGTACGGCCTTGTCGGGATCGAGGTCCTCGTCCACCGAGCGAATGATCTGCCCGATGTCCATGACCTGCCCGGGCCACATCTTCTGCGCCTCGGACCAGGTCAGCTCCGTGAAGTTGGCCGGAGAGGCCCAGAAGCTGAAATAGGAAAACCGCTCCACCAGCTCCATAAGCGCGGAGGCTTCAGCCTGTTCAGGGGACGCGCCCTTGCCCATCTGCTTGCGGGTGGGCATGACCTCGCGGGCCTCCGGTCCACACTCGCTGACGAACACCGGAATCCCCAGCCTTCCGGTGTCGACCCGATCCGTCTTGGCCAGAACGCCCCGGCATTTTTCAGCCAGAATTCCCTTTACGCGGGTAACGGTCTCCACCGGGCTGCACGCCTTGTCCTGATCGGTGGTAAAGGATTTTCGGCAATTTCCAAGTTCCATCATGCCCCCTTCCTTTTCATCCGGAACAGGTTGACGATGTTCTCTTCGCCGGTCTCATTATCCTTATAACTTGCGCCGGACTTCATCATGGCGAACATGCCGTCCGCCTTGTCGAAGAACTTCCGGCCCTGCCGCTTCTTATCCATGGCCATGAGCACCTCGGCCTTCGGGGACGTGGACAGATGCGCGTCCAGAAAGTCGGCCAGCGGCTCGTAAACGGCCTCCTCGTAAAGGACTTCGCAGCCGATGATATAATCGAAACGGCGTCCCAGCACATCCTGGGTGAAATCGACTTGCCGAATGTCCACCTTGCCGTCCAGGCCGTTCTTGAGGATGTTGATCCGGCTGACGAGCAACGCGAAAGGCTCCACATCGGTGACGGTCACCTTGTGGCCGAGCTTGGCCATGACCATGCCGTCGACGGCACAACCCGCGCCCACCTCAAGGATTGAGCTGCCGGGAGCGAACGGGAACCGGGTCAGGGTGTAGCCAAGCACCAGACAGGACGGCCAGACCTTGGCCCACAGGGGCAGCTTGATCGTCTTGCCCGACCTGCTCTTGTCCACCAGTTTGTCGAGATATTTCTGCATGTGCAGAACCTGGAGAACCTCCAGATTCATGTCACCTATGGTCACGGTTTCAAAGCCAACTTCGCCGAACTCGCGAACCGCGACGTCGATGAGCGCACCAATAGGCTGATCCAGGTCGAAAACGGTATCCGCCATGTTTCCCTCCGGGAACGGTAAGCCTCAAGAGGAGGCTGTGTTTTTATTGAACGATCGAATTGATTTTTTCCAGAATCCACAGACCGCCGCGCACGGATTCGTTGCTGTCGAACTCCCATACGGTCCGATGCTGAACCGGACGGCCCTCCTCGCCCACACGCAACTGAGCGTCGTAATGGACGGAGGCGGTGGTCAGGTCACCTTCGGTCTTCACCTCCAGGAGTCGGGCGGAGACCAGCATAACGTCGGTCCGGGGACGTTCCCCCGCGGCCACGGCGTCACTATAGACCTCGTCGGACAGGAAATCCCGAATGGCGTCGAAATCCTCCTTGTCCCTGGCCTGCTGGAAACGCGAAAAAAGAAGCTTGGCTCCCTCCAGGAACTCGGCTTCGTCGAACCCGTCCGCCCGGACCGGCGCACCGGTGGGCGTGGTGGACGCGGGCTTGTCCTGCCCCTGGGAGCTGAGCATATCCCAGGTACGGCGGGCGGCCTCGTGGCGGTCCATGGCGGCGGGCTTGGACTGTTCCCCGCCGGACTGGCCGTCTTTGCCGGAAGCGGAGCCGTCGTCGGGACGAGCGGAATCATCGGGTCGGCTCCATTGGCCGGGACGAGTATTGTCTCCGCCACCCGACCGCCGCCTGAAGGCGCGGACCAGGAAATAGGCGATAAGCGCCAGCAGAAGGATATTCAGGACACTGCCGGTGCGGCCGGAGGTCGCGTCCTGGGCCAGGGCCGGGGTGGCCGTAAGCAGGACCAGGGCGGACGCGGTCAGGCAACGAGCCAGACGGGCAACCGGGCCCGGCGCGATAGCATGAATGACGTTGTGCATGAGTACTTCGTAAAACAAAGTCGAAAGACAGGCAATCAATCGATGAACGCCAGATTGCGCAGAATGGCGTAAAGGCTCTCCACCTCGATGGGCTTGGGCAGGTATGCCGCCGCGCCGCCCTTGTAATAGGCGCGGACCACGGTCTTCGGATCGTTCAGGGCGGTAATCATGATGACCTTGGCCTCATCGGCGGCGGAAACGCCCGCCTGCTGCTCCATGGCGCGGATATCCTTGAGAGCCTGATGACCGTCCTTGTTAGGCATCATAATATCCATGCAGACCAGGTCATAGGGTCGCCCGTCCTCAAGAGCCCGACGGAATGCATCCACGCATTCAACGCCGTCGGAGGCAGTATCGCACTCGCCGAAATCGGACAGAAGAGCGGTCAACAGCTTGCGACTGGTAAATTCATCTTCCACAATGAGAATTCGCATTACGACACCCCTCCTTTACCGGGCGGAAGATACATCAAACTCACAAGAAATTCAACGGGCAGGGAGCTACGCCTTGCCCGATTATAATCAACCGCGACGGTCCCCGCCCGCGACCGGGACTTGCCCTGAAAGCATTTGCAACGTAGGAACAGGCCACGGCGAACCTCGACGTGCGGGAGGAACGAACGCATGGACTTTTCACATATCCCCGCCATTCTCGGCGGCTTTTTCGATTTCCTGGACAGCCCCCAGTGGCGCGCCTGGCCATTCAACTCCGGCTACGGCGAACACATCCTGCCCGCAGCGGCCCGGATGCTTTTCGTCGCCGCGATCATCGGTGTGGTCC from Pseudodesulfovibrio thermohalotolerans includes the following:
- a CDS encoding response regulator, whose amino-acid sequence is MRILIVEDEFTSRKLLTALLSDFGECDTASDGVECVDAFRRALEDGRPYDLVCMDIMMPNKDGHQALKDIRAMEQQAGVSAADEAKVIMITALNDPKTVVRAYYKGGAAAYLPKPIEVESLYAILRNLAFID
- a CDS encoding TIM44-like domain-containing protein, which produces MHNVIHAIAPGPVARLARCLTASALVLLTATPALAQDATSGRTGSVLNILLLALIAYFLVRAFRRRSGGGDNTRPGQWSRPDDSARPDDGSASGKDGQSGGEQSKPAAMDRHEAARRTWDMLSSQGQDKPASTTPTGAPVRADGFDEAEFLEGAKLLFSRFQQARDKEDFDAIRDFLSDEVYSDAVAAGERPRTDVMLVSARLLEVKTEGDLTTASVHYDAQLRVGEEGRPVQHRTVWEFDSNESVRGGLWILEKINSIVQ
- a CDS encoding class I SAM-dependent methyltransferase, which translates into the protein MADTVFDLDQPIGALIDVAVREFGEVGFETVTIGDMNLEVLQVLHMQKYLDKLVDKSRSGKTIKLPLWAKVWPSCLVLGYTLTRFPFAPGSSILEVGAGCAVDGMVMAKLGHKVTVTDVEPFALLVSRINILKNGLDGKVDIRQVDFTQDVLGRRFDYIIGCEVLYEEAVYEPLADFLDAHLSTSPKAEVLMAMDKKRQGRKFFDKADGMFAMMKSGASYKDNETGEENIVNLFRMKRKGA